The following proteins are encoded in a genomic region of Herminiimonas arsenicoxydans:
- a CDS encoding putative Na+/H+ antiporter fused with thioredoxin domain (Evidence 3 : Function proposed based on presence of conserved amino acid motif, structural feature or limited homology; Product type pt : putative transporter) encodes MPASSFGESSAHIRRRRVAHYLRTESGAAVLLVIVTVVALVWANSPLSNAYFELWHLDVGFNFGPLRLHMDLHHWVNDGLMVVFFFLIGLEVRQEFAHGSLRDRSRARLALIAGVTGVVLPALVYVLIVKLAGSEGLHGWGAVVGTDTAFMLGTLAIVGPRLSGQLRVFLLTLTVVDDFLAVSIIGIVYSEEIRIVPLLIALASLVGLWLLGRTRQWRATPYVLIVIVLWFATVYSGIHASLAGMAAGLLIPAYATQRHGVVAARQLFRDFWQSPSAASARAVDCGLSRGISVNERLHEFLRLPTALLIVPIFALANAGVDVRGGLLAEAFGSPVTWGVIAGLVLGKLLGIGLTTLVAVRLGLGRLPEGVGVGSVFGGAALSGIGFTVSLLIIGLAFGTTSDLGRQATVGVLVSMVFATLLGWLIFKVAAQRWGEKTADLPMVLEPPVDPEIDHIRGPEDAQLTLVEYVDFECAYCAHATGSWDDLRAHFGDDLRYVVRHLPHHPHGPIAARASEAAANQGMFWPWLDFVFTRQHALEREHLIGYAAELGLDVERFIADLDSPAVIERVERDLASAVASGAHATPTFFVEGRRLRGSYDARTVTAVLEASRRGTRTQEVPS; translated from the coding sequence ATGCCAGCCTCTTCTTTTGGTGAGTCCTCGGCGCATATCAGACGGAGACGCGTTGCCCACTATCTACGCACGGAGTCTGGCGCTGCGGTGCTGCTGGTGATCGTCACGGTTGTGGCGCTCGTGTGGGCGAACTCGCCGCTATCTAACGCCTATTTCGAGTTGTGGCACCTAGACGTCGGGTTCAACTTCGGGCCACTGCGCCTACACATGGATCTGCATCACTGGGTCAACGACGGCCTGATGGTCGTCTTCTTCTTCCTGATCGGACTGGAGGTGCGTCAGGAGTTCGCCCACGGATCGCTCCGTGACCGCAGCCGTGCCCGCCTCGCCCTGATCGCGGGGGTCACGGGAGTCGTGCTTCCCGCGCTGGTGTATGTCCTGATCGTGAAACTAGCCGGAAGTGAGGGCCTGCACGGGTGGGGTGCGGTGGTCGGCACCGATACGGCGTTCATGCTGGGCACCTTGGCGATCGTCGGCCCGCGGCTATCGGGTCAGTTGCGCGTGTTCCTGCTCACCCTGACCGTGGTCGATGACTTCCTCGCAGTGTCCATCATCGGCATCGTCTATAGCGAGGAGATCCGGATCGTCCCGTTGCTTATCGCCCTCGCCAGCCTCGTTGGATTGTGGTTGTTGGGGCGCACCCGCCAGTGGCGGGCGACGCCGTATGTGTTGATCGTGATCGTGCTGTGGTTCGCAACCGTGTATTCCGGCATCCATGCCTCCCTCGCCGGGATGGCCGCGGGGCTGCTGATCCCCGCCTATGCGACGCAACGTCACGGGGTCGTTGCGGCAAGACAGTTGTTCCGTGACTTCTGGCAGTCGCCGAGTGCCGCATCGGCCCGCGCGGTGGACTGCGGGCTGTCCCGGGGTATCTCGGTGAACGAGCGATTGCACGAGTTCCTGCGGCTGCCGACGGCGCTGCTGATCGTGCCGATCTTCGCCTTGGCGAACGCCGGGGTGGACGTGCGTGGCGGGCTGCTCGCCGAGGCCTTTGGCTCGCCAGTCACGTGGGGCGTCATCGCAGGGCTCGTGCTCGGCAAGCTCTTGGGCATCGGGCTCACCACGCTCGTCGCCGTCCGTCTCGGCCTGGGCCGGCTGCCCGAGGGCGTCGGGGTGGGGAGCGTGTTCGGTGGGGCGGCGCTGTCCGGGATCGGCTTCACCGTGTCGCTGCTGATCATCGGGCTCGCGTTCGGCACGACCTCCGACCTGGGCCGCCAGGCGACGGTCGGCGTGCTCGTGTCGATGGTGTTCGCCACGTTGCTCGGGTGGCTGATCTTCAAGGTCGCCGCCCAGCGGTGGGGTGAGAAGACCGCTGACCTGCCGATGGTGCTTGAGCCGCCGGTCGATCCGGAGATCGATCACATCCGCGGGCCGGAGGACGCCCAGCTCACACTCGTCGAGTACGTGGACTTCGAGTGCGCGTACTGTGCGCACGCCACCGGTTCGTGGGACGATCTTCGCGCCCACTTCGGTGACGACCTGCGGTATGTGGTGCGCCATCTGCCGCACCACCCGCACGGGCCGATTGCCGCGCGGGCGTCCGAGGCAGCGGCGAACCAGGGGATGTTCTGGCCGTGGCTGGACTTCGTGTTCACCCGTCAGCATGCGCTGGAGCGCGAGCATCTGATCGGCTACGCCGCCGAGCTTGGGCTCGACGTCGAACGGTTCATCGCGGATCTCGACAGCCCTGCGGTGATCGAGCGTGTCGAGCGCGACCTCGCCAGTGCGGTCGCCAGCGGTGCGCACGCCACGCCGACGTTCTTCGTCGAGGGTCGTCGTCTGCGCGGCAGCTACGACGCCCGCACTGTCACCGCAGTGCTCGAAGCCAGCCGCCGCGGCACCCGAACTCAGGAAGTCCCGTCCTGA
- a CDS encoding ATPase, AAA family protein (Evidence 2b : Function of strongly homologous gene; Product type cp : cell process), whose product MTDLFTTKPKPPLAELLRPKTLDEFVGQRHLLGPGKPLRLAFEAGKLHSFILWGPPGVGKTTLGRLAASATDSRFIAISAVLAGVKDIRQAIDEAQAELDNHGRSTVLFVDEIHRFNKAQQDALLPHVESGLLTLVGGTTEHPGLAVNSALLSRAQVYTLEPLSSDELNQLYERALPHLQGVTLDADALDLLKGFADGDGRRFLNLLEQVTNAASGAGKVVVDGQSAKLSTSPSLRRFDKGGDEFYWQLSAFHKSLRGSDPDAALYWLARILDGSGDVSQVTRRMVVVASEDIGNADPQALQLALNAALAYERLGSPEGEIPIAHAATYLAAAPKSNAAYAAWNKAKTFVKNSGSLPVPLHLRNAPTKLMQQMGYHEGYRYAPDEPNGYAAGQSYFPEGVARPGWYQPTDRGVERRLGEWLTWLRSLDDGTLPEADA is encoded by the coding sequence TTGACCGATCTATTCACGACAAAGCCCAAGCCTCCCTTGGCCGAACTCCTGCGGCCCAAGACGCTGGACGAATTCGTCGGGCAACGGCACTTGCTCGGCCCCGGCAAGCCGCTGCGTCTCGCGTTCGAGGCGGGCAAGTTGCACTCGTTCATCCTCTGGGGGCCGCCAGGCGTGGGCAAGACCACCCTAGGGCGCCTGGCCGCCAGTGCGACCGACAGCCGATTCATCGCCATCTCGGCCGTGCTGGCCGGGGTGAAGGACATCCGGCAAGCCATCGACGAGGCCCAGGCCGAACTGGACAACCATGGTCGATCGACGGTGCTTTTCGTCGATGAGATCCATCGCTTCAACAAGGCGCAGCAGGATGCCCTGCTGCCCCATGTCGAGTCGGGGCTCCTGACCCTGGTGGGGGGGACGACCGAGCATCCGGGGTTGGCGGTCAATTCCGCACTGCTCTCGCGCGCGCAGGTCTATACCCTCGAACCGCTGTCCAGCGACGAACTGAACCAACTCTACGAACGCGCACTGCCGCATCTCCAGGGCGTCACGTTGGACGCGGACGCGCTGGATCTGCTCAAGGGCTTTGCCGATGGCGATGGCAGGCGCTTCCTCAATCTGCTTGAGCAGGTGACGAATGCTGCGTCGGGCGCTGGCAAGGTCGTGGTCGATGGCCAGTCCGCCAAGCTGTCCACCAGTCCATCGCTGCGCAGGTTCGACAAGGGCGGTGACGAGTTCTACTGGCAGCTCTCAGCCTTCCACAAGTCGCTACGGGGCTCCGACCCTGATGCGGCCCTGTATTGGCTGGCCCGCATCCTTGACGGTAGCGGCGACGTCAGCCAGGTGACCCGCCGCATGGTGGTAGTGGCCAGCGAAGACATCGGCAATGCCGACCCGCAGGCGCTGCAACTGGCGCTCAATGCCGCGCTGGCTTATGAGAGGCTGGGTTCCCCCGAAGGCGAAATACCGATTGCCCACGCGGCGACCTACCTTGCTGCCGCCCCCAAGTCGAACGCTGCCTATGCCGCCTGGAACAAGGCGAAGACCTTCGTCAAGAACAGCGGCTCCCTGCCTGTGCCTCTCCATCTTCGCAATGCGCCGACGAAGCTGATGCAGCAGATGGGGTATCACGAAGGCTACCGCTACGCTCCTGACGAGCCCAACGGCTACGCCGCTGGGCAAAGCTACTTTCCCGAGGGCGTGGCGCGGCCGGGCTGGTATCAGCCAACGGACAGAGGTGTTGAGCGCAGGCTGGGAGAATGGCTTACTTGGCTGCGCTCGCTGGATGATGGGACGCTGCCAGAGGCGGACGCCTGA
- a CDS encoding NADH dehydrogenase (Evidence 2b : Function of strongly homologous gene; Product type e : enzyme) has translation MTKTSKNRHHVVIIGAGFGGIEVANQLAGVEVDVTIIDRRNHHLFQPLLYQVAGASLSTSEIAWPIRYLFRNRPEVNTLMAEVEGIDQDARQVILNNGMRQTYDTLVLATGATHAYFGHDEWGAFAPGLKTLEDATTIRGRILAAFEEAERTSDPQQRAALQTFVIIGGGPTGVELAGTIAELARDTLARDFRSIDPSTSRVVLIEAGPRLLSVFPEDLSAYTRQALEKLGVEVVLGTPVTECSADGVVYGGKPLSAKTIVWAAGVQASPAARWLGAASDRAGRVVVGPDLTVAGRPEVFAIGDTASCTMADGKPVPGIAPAAKQQGKYVANLIGRRLKGKPADGPFKYRHQGNLATIGRSLAVIDMGRVKLRGAFAWWIWKLAHIYFLIGTRNRLSVALSWVWNHSIGYRGSRIIMHAIADKEPTALDKSGSLD, from the coding sequence ATGACAAAGACCTCCAAAAACCGACATCACGTCGTCATTATCGGAGCGGGCTTCGGCGGGATCGAGGTTGCCAACCAGCTTGCTGGTGTCGAGGTCGATGTGACGATCATCGATCGGCGCAATCATCACCTGTTCCAACCCTTGCTTTACCAGGTCGCAGGTGCGTCACTTTCGACATCCGAGATCGCCTGGCCTATTCGCTATCTCTTCCGAAATCGCCCGGAAGTGAACACCTTGATGGCGGAAGTGGAAGGTATCGACCAGGACGCGCGTCAGGTCATTCTCAACAATGGAATGCGGCAAACCTACGACACGCTCGTGCTCGCGACAGGTGCTACCCATGCCTACTTCGGACACGACGAATGGGGGGCTTTCGCGCCGGGGTTGAAGACGCTGGAAGATGCCACGACCATTCGGGGCCGAATCCTCGCGGCTTTCGAGGAAGCTGAGCGCACGAGCGATCCTCAGCAGCGTGCCGCGCTGCAGACGTTCGTCATCATCGGTGGTGGTCCCACCGGGGTTGAATTGGCCGGAACCATCGCCGAGCTGGCACGAGACACGCTGGCGCGTGACTTCCGCTCGATCGACCCGAGCACATCGCGGGTTGTACTGATCGAGGCTGGCCCGCGTCTGTTGTCGGTCTTTCCAGAGGATCTTTCGGCCTATACGCGCCAGGCACTCGAAAAACTCGGGGTCGAGGTCGTGCTGGGTACTCCGGTCACCGAATGCTCGGCCGACGGCGTGGTGTATGGCGGCAAGCCCCTTTCGGCCAAGACCATCGTCTGGGCCGCCGGAGTCCAGGCGTCTCCCGCGGCTCGCTGGTTGGGCGCTGCGTCTGATCGTGCTGGTCGAGTGGTCGTTGGCCCTGACCTGACGGTGGCCGGTCGCCCGGAGGTCTTCGCCATCGGCGATACAGCCTCGTGCACCATGGCCGATGGGAAGCCCGTGCCGGGCATCGCCCCGGCCGCCAAACAGCAAGGGAAGTACGTCGCTAACCTGATTGGACGGCGTTTGAAGGGCAAGCCCGCTGACGGGCCTTTCAAATACCGGCATCAGGGGAACCTGGCCACCATCGGCCGCAGCCTGGCGGTGATTGACATGGGGCGGGTGAAGCTGCGTGGTGCCTTTGCGTGGTGGATCTGGAAGCTGGCGCACATCTACTTTCTGATCGGCACGCGAAATCGTCTCAGTGTCGCTTTGAGCTGGGTATGGAACCACAGCATCGGCTACCGCGGCTCTCGCATCATCATGCATGCGATTGCCGACAAAGAGCCCACGGCGTTGGATAAATCCGGCTCTCTGGATTGA
- the frmB gene encoding S-formylglutathione hydrolase (Evidence 2a : Function of homologous gene experimentally demonstrated in an other organism; PubMedId : 15466022; Product type e : enzyme) — MERIEHHASFDGWQDVYQHESTTLGCTMKVGVYLPPQAQHGKVPVLYWLSGLTCTEQNFITKAAVQRYAAEHGIAVVAPDSSARGEGVADDPAYDLGQGAGFYVNATQEPWAANHRMYDYVVQELPALIEAHFPVTAERSISGHSMGGHGALVIALRNPGRYRSVSAFSPIVAPTQVPWGHKAFEAYLGSDREVWKQYDTVELIRTVQERLPLLVDQGLGDEFLESQLQPDLLRKACDETGHPLTLNLRPGYDHSYYFIASFIGEHMAHHASALKR; from the coding sequence ATGGAACGCATCGAACATCACGCCAGCTTTGATGGTTGGCAGGACGTTTATCAGCATGAATCCACGACGCTCGGTTGCACGATGAAGGTCGGCGTCTATCTGCCTCCGCAGGCACAGCACGGCAAGGTGCCGGTGCTGTACTGGCTTTCAGGCCTCACCTGCACCGAGCAGAACTTCATCACCAAGGCCGCCGTCCAGCGCTACGCGGCCGAACATGGCATTGCCGTCGTCGCGCCCGATAGCAGTGCTCGCGGCGAAGGCGTTGCCGACGATCCTGCCTATGACCTCGGACAGGGGGCGGGTTTCTACGTCAACGCCACACAGGAACCCTGGGCTGCGAATCATCGGATGTACGACTACGTCGTGCAGGAATTGCCGGCGCTGATCGAGGCCCACTTTCCCGTGACAGCGGAGCGGAGCATCAGCGGCCATTCCATGGGAGGACACGGCGCTCTGGTCATCGCCCTGCGCAACCCGGGCCGTTATCGAAGCGTCTCGGCCTTCTCGCCCATCGTCGCCCCCACCCAGGTTCCCTGGGGGCACAAGGCCTTCGAGGCGTACCTGGGCAGCGATCGGGAAGTGTGGAAGCAGTACGACACCGTGGAGCTGATTCGCACCGTGCAGGAGCGTTTGCCGTTGCTGGTTGATCAGGGCTTGGGCGACGAGTTCCTGGAGAGCCAGCTTCAGCCCGACCTGCTGCGCAAAGCCTGCGACGAGACGGGGCACCCGCTCACGTTGAATCTGCGCCCAGGCTACGACCACAGCTACTACTTCATTGCCAGCTTCATTGGCGAGCATATGGCACACCACGCATCGGCGCTGAAACGCTGA
- a CDS encoding Conserved hypothetical protein; putative membrane protein (Evidence 4 : Homologs of previously reported genes of unknown function), translating into MKEPANINTTTVQPTPTATVYGMPAYTDRAAAVGEVHARPHLLIQAPRGILQLAFMTEGDQAKDQMAMSELSHRFGVAEPDHATPLHGVTWDEGDLHCEKHTEFSTYLWCASLDSETGEPCGENPFKHGFVPPGPVVSGIRLRLLPWTPETEKEADRFDPASLCYSLVENGSAAILTDFRQDEDGLTQILVLARDLTPARAGALAQRLLEIETYRTLALLSLPLTRSMTSELRRMESRLAAITDEMCTSLVERRDSDVLLSELTGLAAELEAGVAANLYRFGASRAYYEIVEERLAALSEEAVSGYCTWADFLQRRIAPAMRTCQSVKERQTKLSDKLTRAIALLRSWIDVELERQNRDLLASMNNRAKMQLRLQQTVEGLSVAAISYYVVSLLGYLLKGIPMVHDSVAPVMAVLVPAVMLTIWWIVRRIRHAHGDTAAEEKSS; encoded by the coding sequence ATGAAAGAGCCGGCCAACATAAATACGACGACCGTACAACCCACCCCGACCGCCACCGTGTACGGCATGCCGGCCTACACCGATCGTGCTGCCGCCGTGGGTGAAGTGCATGCGCGCCCGCATCTGTTGATTCAGGCCCCGCGCGGCATATTGCAGCTCGCTTTCATGACCGAAGGCGACCAGGCCAAGGATCAGATGGCGATGAGCGAGTTGTCTCATCGCTTCGGCGTTGCCGAACCCGACCATGCTACGCCGCTTCACGGCGTGACATGGGACGAAGGAGACCTGCACTGTGAAAAGCACACCGAGTTCTCAACGTATCTCTGGTGCGCTTCGCTGGATTCCGAGACGGGAGAGCCGTGCGGCGAAAATCCGTTCAAGCATGGATTTGTTCCTCCCGGCCCGGTCGTATCCGGCATCCGTTTGAGACTTCTTCCATGGACGCCGGAAACGGAGAAGGAGGCCGATCGCTTCGATCCTGCCAGCCTGTGCTACTCGCTGGTGGAGAACGGCTCTGCCGCCATCCTCACCGACTTCCGACAGGATGAGGATGGCCTGACGCAGATCCTCGTCCTTGCCCGCGATTTGACCCCGGCGCGGGCGGGTGCGCTGGCTCAACGTCTGCTGGAGATCGAGACCTACCGTACCTTGGCGTTGCTGTCCTTGCCGTTGACGCGGTCGATGACGTCGGAGCTGCGGCGCATGGAGTCGCGCCTTGCGGCGATCACCGACGAGATGTGTACGAGCTTGGTGGAACGGCGCGACAGCGACGTGCTGCTGTCCGAATTGACCGGCCTGGCTGCCGAACTGGAAGCTGGCGTTGCGGCGAATCTCTATCGCTTCGGCGCCAGTCGTGCCTACTACGAGATCGTCGAGGAAAGGCTGGCAGCGCTTTCGGAAGAGGCCGTATCCGGGTACTGCACCTGGGCGGATTTCCTGCAGCGTCGCATCGCTCCCGCCATGCGGACATGCCAATCCGTAAAGGAGCGCCAGACCAAGCTCTCCGACAAGCTGACCCGGGCCATCGCGTTGCTGCGTTCCTGGATCGACGTCGAGCTTGAACGCCAGAACCGCGATCTGCTTGCGTCGATGAACAACCGGGCCAAGATGCAATTGCGCCTTCAGCAAACCGTCGAAGGCCTGTCGGTCGCGGCAATTTCTTATTACGTCGTGAGTCTTCTCGGCTATTTGCTCAAGGGCATTCCGATGGTTCACGACAGCGTGGCGCCGGTGATGGCGGTTCTGGTGCCTGCGGTGATGCTGACGATCTGGTGGATCGTGCGCAGGATCAGACACGCCCACGGCGACACGGCAGCGGAAGAGAAATCTTCCTGA
- a CDS encoding Conserved hypothetical protein (Evidence 4 : Homologs of previously reported genes of unknown function), whose translation MSTPVISGDGIFSHVFIGAADVQKSAAFYDAALGALGIKNLGPFGNGWVLFGREKPAFIIARPGNGEAPSSNGVTVGFAAATPAEVDAFHAAGLAAGGTDEGQPGPRGHLPGAYAAYLRDPAGNKVCSYTFV comes from the coding sequence ATGTCCACTCCTGTCATTTCCGGCGACGGCATCTTCTCGCACGTCTTCATCGGCGCCGCCGACGTCCAGAAGTCGGCCGCGTTCTACGACGCCGCCCTGGGTGCTCTCGGCATCAAGAACCTCGGTCCTTTCGGCAACGGATGGGTGCTTTTCGGTCGCGAAAAGCCGGCTTTCATCATCGCCCGTCCGGGCAATGGTGAAGCGCCTTCGAGCAACGGCGTGACGGTCGGCTTTGCGGCCGCCACTCCCGCCGAAGTGGATGCCTTCCACGCCGCCGGCCTTGCCGCAGGCGGCACCGACGAGGGCCAGCCTGGCCCGCGTGGCCACCTGCCGGGTGCCTATGCGGCCTACCTGCGTGATCCGGCGGGCAACAAGGTCTGCTCGTACACCTTCGTCTGA
- a CDS encoding Alcohol dehydrogenase class-3 (Alcohol dehydrogenase class-III) (S-(hydroxymethyl)glutathione dehydrogenase) (Glutathione-dependent formaldehyde dehydrogenase) (FDH) (FALDH) (Evidence 2a : Function of homologous gene experimentally demonstrated in an other organism; PubMedId : 1731906, 8891129; Product type e : enzyme), with amino-acid sequence MKSRAAVAFGPGKPLEIVEIDVEPPRKGEVLIKITNTGVCHTDAFTLSGDDPEGLFPVVLGHEGAGIVVEVGEGVTSVKPGDHVIPLYTAECGECLFCKSGKTNLCVAVRATQGKGLMPDGTTRFSYNGQPLYHYMGCSTFSEYTVVAEVSLAKINPDANPEHVCLLGCGVTTGIGAVHNTAKVQPGDSVAIFGLGGIGLAAIQGARQAKAGRIIAIDTNPAKFELARTFGATECLNPKDFDKPIHEVLIEMTGWGVDHTFECIGNVNVMRSALEAAHRGWGQSIVIGVAGAGKEISTRPFQLVTGRTWKGSAFGGVKGRTQLPGMVEDAMKGEIDLAPFVTHTMGLDEINHAFDLMHEGKSIRTVIHY; translated from the coding sequence ATGAAATCACGTGCAGCAGTTGCCTTCGGGCCAGGAAAGCCGCTGGAAATCGTCGAGATCGACGTCGAGCCGCCGCGCAAGGGCGAGGTGCTCATCAAGATCACGAACACCGGCGTTTGCCATACCGACGCCTTCACCCTGTCGGGCGACGACCCCGAAGGTCTCTTCCCGGTCGTGCTGGGTCATGAAGGTGCGGGTATCGTCGTGGAGGTGGGTGAAGGTGTGACCAGCGTGAAGCCTGGCGATCACGTCATTCCCCTCTATACCGCCGAGTGCGGCGAGTGCCTGTTCTGCAAGTCCGGCAAGACCAACCTGTGTGTCGCGGTTCGTGCAACCCAGGGTAAGGGGCTGATGCCCGATGGTACGACTCGCTTCTCGTACAACGGTCAGCCGCTTTACCACTACATGGGCTGCTCGACCTTCAGCGAATACACGGTCGTCGCCGAAGTCTCGCTGGCCAAGATCAACCCGGACGCCAATCCCGAGCACGTCTGCCTGCTGGGCTGCGGCGTGACCACCGGCATCGGCGCCGTGCACAACACGGCCAAAGTGCAGCCGGGCGACTCGGTGGCCATCTTCGGCCTCGGCGGCATCGGTCTCGCCGCGATTCAGGGTGCACGCCAGGCCAAAGCGGGCCGCATCATCGCCATCGATACCAATCCGGCGAAGTTCGAGCTGGCTCGTACCTTCGGCGCGACCGAATGCCTCAATCCGAAGGACTTCGACAAGCCGATTCACGAGGTTCTCATCGAGATGACCGGCTGGGGTGTCGATCACACCTTCGAGTGCATCGGCAACGTCAACGTGATGCGTTCGGCTCTGGAAGCTGCCCATCGTGGCTGGGGCCAGTCGATCGTCATCGGTGTCGCCGGTGCCGGCAAGGAAATCTCGACCCGTCCGTTCCAGTTGGTCACCGGCCGGACTTGGAAGGGCTCTGCTTTCGGCGGGGTCAAGGGGCGTACCCAACTTCCGGGCATGGTGGAAGACGCAATGAAAGGCGAGATCGATCTCGCCCCGTTCGTCACCCACACCATGGGTCTCGACGAGATCAACCACGCCTTCGACCTGATGCATGAAGGCAAGTCGATTCGCACGGTGATCCACTACTGA
- the frmR gene encoding repressor FrmR (Evidence 2a : Function of homologous gene experimentally demonstrated in an other organism; PubMedId : 15466022, 17143269; Product type r : regulator) → MPHSPEEKKQALTRIRRIKGQVATLEQALDAGAECPAILQQLAAVRGAVNGLMATVLESYLREEFPSSEIRSDSQNKSIDETISIVRSYLR, encoded by the coding sequence ATGCCACACAGCCCGGAAGAAAAGAAGCAAGCACTGACGCGCATCAGGCGCATCAAAGGTCAGGTAGCGACTCTTGAGCAAGCGCTTGATGCAGGTGCGGAATGTCCTGCAATTCTTCAGCAGCTTGCGGCCGTTCGTGGGGCAGTCAACGGATTGATGGCAACGGTTCTGGAGAGCTATCTGCGGGAAGAGTTTCCCAGTAGCGAAATCAGGAGCGATTCGCAGAACAAGTCCATTGACGAGACCATCTCTATCGTCCGCTCCTATCTGCGGTAG
- a CDS encoding Putative nitrilase (nthA-like) (Evidence 3 : Function proposed based on presence of conserved amino acid motif, structural feature or limited homology; Product type pe : putative enzyme), whose protein sequence is MKVAVAKYAVGKPTDFEAFAARQRLVLEEARRGGAELAVLPEYLSLELAATFKPSIRRDFNASLAALQALQPAWLALYADLSRELCMTIQAGTFLTQVGLDRYRNRAWWFAPDGTRDYQDKLQLTGFEKDTGVIEGGDELKVFDLNGVRAGIAVCYDSEFPLPVRAQREAGVRLLLVPSCTDTQAGATRVRVGCMARALENRMFIAQAVTTGAADWSPALDTNTGEATIYAPMDRGFPDDGILATTCGTQTWAIGDLDVEALERNQEQAQVAVDRDWDGQMLPALRKARYSGRQVA, encoded by the coding sequence GTGAAAGTAGCAGTTGCGAAATATGCAGTGGGTAAGCCGACGGACTTCGAGGCATTTGCTGCGCGGCAGCGACTGGTTCTGGAGGAGGCGCGCCGTGGCGGAGCGGAACTGGCCGTGTTGCCCGAGTATCTATCCCTCGAACTGGCTGCAACGTTCAAGCCTAGCATCCGCCGTGATTTCAACGCCTCTCTGGCCGCGCTGCAGGCCTTGCAGCCTGCTTGGCTGGCACTGTATGCCGACCTGTCGCGCGAGTTGTGCATGACCATTCAGGCCGGTACGTTTTTGACCCAGGTTGGTTTGGACCGCTACCGCAACCGAGCTTGGTGGTTTGCGCCTGACGGTACACGCGACTACCAGGACAAACTGCAGTTGACGGGGTTCGAGAAGGACACCGGCGTCATCGAAGGTGGCGACGAACTCAAGGTGTTCGACCTGAACGGTGTGCGTGCCGGCATCGCTGTTTGCTATGACAGTGAGTTTCCATTGCCCGTGCGAGCCCAGAGAGAGGCGGGAGTGCGCCTGCTGCTGGTCCCGAGCTGTACCGACACCCAAGCAGGTGCAACCCGGGTCCGTGTGGGCTGCATGGCGCGGGCGCTGGAGAACCGAATGTTCATCGCGCAGGCCGTGACGACCGGAGCTGCTGACTGGAGTCCGGCGTTGGACACGAACACTGGCGAGGCCACGATCTATGCACCAATGGATCGTGGATTCCCGGATGATGGCATTCTCGCGACGACTTGCGGCACGCAGACATGGGCGATCGGTGATCTTGACGTTGAAGCACTCGAACGAAACCAGGAACAGGCCCAGGTTGCGGTCGATCGTGACTGGGACGGCCAGATGTTGCCTGCACTGCGGAAGGCTCGGTATTCGGGTCGTCAGGTCGCCTAG